Proteins from one candidate division WOR-3 bacterium genomic window:
- a CDS encoding T9SS type A sorting domain-containing protein, with the protein MNATTEIKEVNERVKTSPIKIFPNPGSGRLTISFAPLSKSRIKIELYDINGRFVQSIYNGVIEGESREFKIKLPAGIYFLKLAEKSKTTFEKVIIIK; encoded by the coding sequence ATGAATGCCACCACGGAAATTAAAGAGGTAAACGAAAGAGTCAAAACCAGCCCGATCAAAATATTCCCGAATCCGGGTTCAGGGCGGTTGACGATCAGCTTCGCTCCTCTCTCGAAAAGCAGGATAAAAATCGAACTGTATGATATAAACGGAAGATTTGTGCAGAGTATTTATAATGGAGTTATTGAAGGGGAATCCAGAGAATTCAAGATAAAACTGCCTGCGGGGATATACTTTCTCAAATTGGCGGAAAAGAGTAAGACGACTTTTGAAAAGGTAATAATCATAAAATAA
- a CDS encoding RNA polymerase sigma factor has product MSVDITELVRLCRNGDEKAMAEIIAIHKQLIFTIAYRMLHDHESSLDVCQETFIKAFRNIHRLRKPEYIKTWLCCIARNLIYDRLRKRKRQKNVSLEQIKEPSAPDQTARIRKRMIIQKALDRLKEQDRLLLVLFYYQNMDIKEIAGVVGKKPANIKTALSRARVRLRKELNGYEEELLSS; this is encoded by the coding sequence TTGTCAGTCGATATTACTGAACTTGTAAGGTTATGCCGAAACGGCGATGAAAAGGCGATGGCTGAAATTATTGCCATTCATAAACAGTTAATATTCACCATTGCATACCGTATGCTGCACGACCATGAATCAAGTCTTGATGTCTGTCAGGAAACATTTATCAAAGCATTCAGAAACATCCACCGCCTGAGGAAGCCCGAATACATAAAGACCTGGTTGTGCTGCATCGCACGCAATCTCATTTATGACCGGCTGCGGAAAAGAAAGCGCCAGAAGAACGTCAGCCTGGAACAGATCAAGGAACCATCTGCACCTGACCAGACAGCCAGGATAAGAAAACGTATGATCATCCAAAAAGCGCTCGACAGACTGAAAGAACAAGACAGACTGTTATTGGTCTTGTTCTATTATCAGAATATGGACATAAAGGAAATCGCAGGGGTCGTCGGCAAGAAACCGGCGAACATCAAAACGGCTTTGAGCCGGGCAAGGGTTCGATTAAGAAAGGAGTTGAACGGTTATGAAGAAGAACTGCTGTCCTCATGA
- a CDS encoding zf-HC2 domain-containing protein yields MKKNCCPHEHELITYRLNMLSPAERKLIEEHIAVCHRCRQAMQIELEIDEYLSTPMDPGTIENYVLQRVRAYQKTNAAASWWQYPLGIVLNLLAGIALGLGIWTIFTTRFNTVSWMNEFLKSLDKSLNTDVEFYIMNGIGFLFLLTSFLFAFRKRIFKDLI; encoded by the coding sequence ATGAAGAAGAACTGCTGTCCTCATGAACATGAATTGATTACCTATCGTTTAAATATGTTAAGTCCGGCTGAGCGTAAACTGATTGAAGAACACATTGCCGTCTGTCATCGATGCCGGCAGGCGATGCAGATCGAACTTGAGATCGACGAATATCTGTCCACGCCAATGGATCCCGGAACCATTGAAAATTATGTGCTGCAAAGAGTCAGGGCTTATCAAAAAACGAACGCAGCCGCTTCCTGGTGGCAATACCCGCTCGGAATTGTTTTAAATCTTTTAGCCGGCATTGCCCTCGGGCTTGGAATATGGACCATATTCACCACCCGGTTCAACACGGTTTCCTGGATGAATGAGTTTCTAAAATCCTTAGACAAAAGCCTGAATACCGACGTAGAATTTTATATCATGAACGGAATCGGCTTTTTGTTTTTGCTGACGAGCTTTTTGTTCGCCTTCAGAAAAAGAATTTTTAAAGATCTGATTTAG
- a CDS encoding T9SS type A sorting domain-containing protein — protein sequence MTVIIFSFGASPAVTHYEALPRLRGDEKVEVVVGPPYLGGRQSPGDQIGTTAYDIQQVCGGGGSAGHRLMVDDYGQAHIDWMWQDYPGQTMRYCAWNARFTDGTYYGETQASGSWSGYVQIDITRDSDPDSQRSVIAYQYDAGTGYYSWIDIDGVNLGGFWPNDPKTPGVADHIWPVICVANNNNILMATGDYNAAEHHLYLTTDLGETWMNIFNFDSCATLSYYLCASKNPTSQKVVFTHTQFITDSLAAGQLDNDVWYMISTDNGMTWGECINLTEYQPTDTMRACCDPYAIFDADDVLHIVWTVRKVDTAAYYQASKILHWDELNDTVTVVNSPSIYYNEPGGWWIGPSDGGNYGAWRVPADKPVLICDTTDNYLYCIWGGNDDYTDSSAAGYINDEIYGAFSTDRGLTWSDYVNLTNTRAPGAEPGACYDEDWATAHLTVVHDSIFVTYVEDKDAGSCPHGEGTLTENPVRCWVFPTSLITGACEESKEEPLPYDFEVYPNPFSRLLNVGFGKGRGLKNIEVTIFDVSGREVLKKRETSGISETVKLDTRDLACGVYFIGVEAGGGAEVRKVVKVK from the coding sequence ATGACGGTAATTATTTTCTCTTTTGGCGCTTCTCCGGCGGTCACACACTATGAAGCGTTGCCCAGATTACGCGGTGATGAAAAGGTCGAGGTGGTGGTCGGTCCTCCGTATCTCGGCGGACGGCAGTCACCAGGCGACCAGATCGGCACGACCGCCTATGATATACAACAGGTCTGCGGCGGCGGAGGTTCTGCCGGCCATCGGTTAATGGTTGATGATTACGGCCAGGCGCACATCGACTGGATGTGGCAGGATTATCCCGGTCAGACAATGAGATATTGTGCCTGGAACGCACGTTTTACTGATGGAACTTATTATGGTGAGACCCAGGCGTCAGGTTCCTGGAGCGGCTATGTTCAGATAGATATAACAAGGGATTCTGACCCTGACAGTCAGAGGTCGGTGATTGCCTATCAATATGATGCCGGGACAGGATACTATTCCTGGATTGACATCGACGGCGTGAATCTCGGAGGTTTTTGGCCCAATGACCCCAAGACTCCGGGAGTGGCTGACCACATCTGGCCGGTTATCTGCGTGGCGAATAATAATAATATTCTTATGGCGACCGGTGACTATAATGCCGCTGAACATCATCTTTATTTAACGACTGACCTGGGCGAAACCTGGATGAATATATTCAATTTTGATTCCTGTGCCACACTTTCGTACTACCTTTGTGCTTCAAAGAATCCAACTTCGCAGAAAGTCGTCTTTACCCACACTCAATTCATTACGGATTCCCTTGCCGCTGGTCAACTCGACAATGATGTGTGGTATATGATTTCAACTGATAATGGAATGACCTGGGGAGAATGTATAAATTTGACAGAGTATCAGCCGACCGACACAATGCGGGCATGTTGCGACCCGTATGCGATATTTGATGCCGACGACGTTCTGCATATCGTCTGGACCGTCAGGAAGGTTGATACAGCGGCATACTATCAGGCATCCAAGATTCTTCACTGGGATGAGCTAAATGATACAGTCACCGTGGTCAACAGTCCCAGCATCTATTATAATGAACCGGGCGGTTGGTGGATCGGTCCGTCAGATGGTGGAAATTACGGCGCCTGGCGTGTACCGGCAGACAAACCGGTGTTGATCTGTGATACAACAGATAACTATCTTTACTGCATCTGGGGTGGTAATGACGACTACACTGATTCTTCCGCGGCAGGCTATATTAATGATGAGATTTACGGTGCCTTTTCCACGGACCGCGGTCTTACCTGGTCAGATTATGTCAATCTGACCAATACCCGGGCGCCGGGAGCAGAGCCGGGTGCGTGCTATGACGAAGATTGGGCGACTGCCCATCTAACAGTTGTCCACGATTCAATCTTTGTCACATACGTGGAGGATAAGGATGCAGGTTCCTGTCCACACGGTGAGGGGACTCTGACCGAGAACCCGGTGCGCTGCTGGGTTTTCCCGACCAGTTTGATCACAGGCGCTTGTGAGGAGTCAAAAGAAGAGCCGCTTCCATACGATTTTGAGGTTTATCCGAATCCGTTTTCAAGGCTGCTCAATGTCGGCTTTGGCAAAGGGCGTGGACTAAAGAACATAGAAGTAACAATCTTTGATGTGTCGGGAAGAGAGGTGTTAAAAAAGAGGGAGACATCGGGAATCAGTGAGACCGTGAAATTGGACACCAGAGACCTTGCCTGCGGAGTGTATTTCATCGGTGTAGAAGCAGGTGGAGGTGCTGAAGTCAGGAAAGTGGTGAAGGTGAAATAG
- a CDS encoding PDZ domain-containing protein: MKKITLFIPVIFFVLSYSTVFSEEIRDMQFPAPSPDGSKISFSYYGDIWIVSADGGRAERLTVHTGYDGVSYWSPDGKWIAFETDRWGNEDICVIPADGSAPSKRLTYYSMHDILYGWTPDGEYVLFGSYRHTLMSALYKISINGGLPQMITRFSARDVCFMPGGKEFYYVRGGAPWWRRKYKGGNNQDIWLKSLPDGPSRRITETPGRDGYPMYSQLDNKLYFLSNRADDGVNNLWRMDLNGGNPEQLTFEAEDIHFPKISRDGSVIVYECNGYLYRYDVADGRKKKISVRVNQGFKENVFTYKVFSRDATEFALSPDEKELAFVVHGDIFVMSLKDRKPDKVVQVTNTPYIEKHISWHPEKELLVFSSREDGDMDICTVEPATEEKFYDDLIFNTKKILDTPETEIKPVFSPDGEQIAYFKHRRELYVMDKDGRFSKKLCPENDVLWMDWSPDSKWITFSRTTLGWREDIFVVPADGSREPVNISNHPNDDYKPMWSSDGRRIAFASRNATGDLWMKYVFLLKEDEEKDMDYWENEEEDTTGSVVVKIDFDNIEERIHTVTKVDGYYNYVAQSPDGKQFAIYSNALNSNDIWTVDWLGKDLKRVTKGNVRPQQFTITEDRKKIFYVSGSGNLFCADITSGQSTPLGFNVKIGIDRLEERKEVFDEAWWALQDGFYDSDFHGIDWRAMYDKYRDRALKMRTIREFHNIIRMMIGELNASHLGVWKSRDYKETTGALGIIYDDRYQGDGVKVKDLIPDSPAAEEKVGIEPGDVITHVNGIEIKKGDNFYALLQNKNGKEIMLTVNKKGEVKNVKVTPETPYAIMRLIDKNWVESNKKYVHKKSDERLGYLYIASMSTSSLKKFENDLYKEMDKDGLIIDIRYNGGGNIHDELLNILRRTAYAYSKERGGDKEYSSLFKWDKPTVLLINEYCYSDAEIFPAGFKELNLGLVVGTPTFGAVIGTNDIKLLDGSSFRVPGTGWFMLNGVNLENTPVEPDIYVENIPEQDGSSEDAQLTRAIEVLLEQIEKR; encoded by the coding sequence ATGAAGAAGATAACTTTATTCATTCCCGTCATATTTTTTGTGTTGTCGTATTCAACCGTTTTCAGTGAAGAGATAAGGGATATGCAATTTCCTGCACCCTCGCCCGACGGCAGTAAAATCTCTTTTTCCTATTATGGGGACATCTGGATCGTCAGTGCAGACGGAGGCAGGGCAGAGCGGTTGACTGTTCATACCGGCTACGACGGTGTTTCGTACTGGTCTCCGGACGGAAAGTGGATTGCCTTTGAGACCGACCGCTGGGGAAATGAAGACATCTGTGTAATCCCTGCTGACGGAAGCGCTCCTTCAAAGCGTCTGACGTATTACTCGATGCACGACATCTTATACGGCTGGACTCCGGACGGCGAATATGTCCTTTTCGGTTCGTACCGACACACCCTGATGTCCGCCCTCTATAAAATTTCCATTAACGGAGGACTGCCGCAGATGATCACCCGATTCAGCGCGCGTGACGTCTGCTTTATGCCCGGCGGAAAAGAGTTTTACTACGTGCGAGGCGGAGCACCCTGGTGGCGCAGAAAATACAAGGGAGGCAATAATCAGGACATCTGGCTGAAGAGCTTACCCGACGGCCCATCCCGGCGCATCACCGAGACACCGGGCAGGGACGGTTATCCGATGTACTCACAACTGGATAACAAATTGTATTTTCTGAGCAATCGTGCAGACGACGGCGTGAACAACCTCTGGAGAATGGACCTGAACGGCGGGAATCCCGAGCAACTGACGTTCGAGGCCGAGGATATTCACTTTCCGAAGATTTCCCGGGACGGTTCTGTAATTGTTTACGAGTGCAACGGTTATCTCTACAGATACGATGTTGCGGACGGCAGGAAGAAAAAGATCTCTGTAAGGGTAAATCAGGGCTTCAAAGAGAACGTATTCACCTACAAAGTATTCAGCCGCGATGCCACGGAGTTCGCCCTTTCTCCTGACGAAAAAGAGCTTGCATTCGTCGTCCACGGTGACATTTTCGTGATGTCTTTGAAAGACCGCAAACCCGATAAGGTCGTCCAGGTGACCAACACTCCTTATATAGAAAAACACATTTCTTGGCATCCGGAAAAAGAGCTTCTTGTCTTTTCGTCAAGGGAAGACGGGGACATGGATATCTGTACGGTTGAACCGGCGACCGAGGAGAAGTTTTACGACGATTTGATATTCAACACGAAAAAGATACTCGACACTCCGGAGACCGAGATCAAACCGGTCTTTTCGCCCGACGGTGAACAGATTGCTTATTTCAAGCACCGACGGGAGCTTTACGTGATGGACAAGGACGGCCGTTTCAGCAAGAAACTATGTCCGGAAAACGACGTGCTCTGGATGGACTGGTCACCGGACAGCAAATGGATTACCTTCAGTCGGACGACTCTCGGCTGGCGCGAAGATATCTTCGTCGTCCCGGCAGACGGCAGTAGAGAGCCTGTAAACATCTCAAATCATCCCAACGACGATTACAAACCGATGTGGAGCAGCGACGGCAGAAGGATCGCTTTTGCTTCACGCAATGCGACCGGCGACCTGTGGATGAAGTATGTTTTTTTATTAAAAGAAGACGAAGAAAAGGACATGGATTACTGGGAGAACGAAGAAGAGGATACTACAGGCAGCGTCGTCGTGAAGATCGATTTCGATAATATCGAAGAGAGAATTCACACCGTGACAAAGGTCGACGGATATTATAACTACGTCGCCCAATCGCCGGACGGTAAACAGTTTGCCATTTATTCAAATGCCCTGAACAGCAACGACATCTGGACCGTGGATTGGCTCGGAAAAGACCTCAAGCGGGTGACAAAGGGCAATGTGAGGCCGCAGCAGTTTACAATCACTGAAGACCGAAAGAAAATCTTCTATGTTTCAGGTTCGGGGAATTTATTCTGCGCTGATATCACAAGCGGGCAGTCCACGCCGCTCGGCTTCAACGTCAAGATCGGCATAGACAGACTTGAAGAGCGGAAAGAGGTCTTTGACGAAGCGTGGTGGGCGCTCCAGGACGGTTTTTATGACAGTGATTTTCACGGCATAGACTGGCGGGCGATGTACGACAAATACAGGGACCGGGCATTGAAGATGAGGACGATTCGCGAGTTTCACAATATCATAAGGATGATGATCGGTGAGTTGAATGCCTCTCATCTGGGTGTCTGGAAGAGCCGCGATTACAAAGAAACGACCGGTGCCCTGGGAATAATCTATGATGACAGATACCAGGGTGATGGAGTCAAGGTTAAAGACCTTATTCCGGACTCGCCGGCGGCGGAAGAGAAAGTGGGGATTGAACCCGGTGACGTCATCACCCACGTCAATGGAATCGAGATAAAAAAAGGAGACAACTTCTATGCCCTTCTTCAGAACAAGAACGGCAAAGAAATTATGCTCACCGTCAACAAAAAAGGAGAAGTGAAGAACGTCAAGGTCACACCTGAAACCCCTTATGCGATAATGCGCTTGATCGACAAGAACTGGGTGGAGTCGAACAAAAAATATGTTCACAAAAAATCGGACGAGCGACTGGGTTATCTCTACATCGCGTCGATGAGCACTTCCAGCCTCAAAAAGTTCGAGAACGATTTATACAAAGAGATGGACAAAGACGGCCTCATCATTGACATACGGTACAATGGAGGCGGCAATATCCACGACGAACTTTTGAATATCCTGCGCAGAACCGCGTACGCTTACTCAAAAGAACGCGGGGGTGATAAAGAGTACAGCTCTCTCTTTAAGTGGGATAAACCCACGGTTCTGCTTATCAACGAATACTGCTACAGCGACGCTGAAATTTTTCCGGCGGGGTTCAAAGAATTGAACTTGGGGCTTGTTGTGGGCACGCCGACTTTTGGTGCGGTGATCGGCACGAACGACATAAAACTGCTGGACGGTTCAAGTTTCCGTGTGCCGGGTACGGGTTGGTTTATGCTCAATGGTGTGAATTTGGAGAACACACCGGTTGAACCTGATATTTATGTGGAAAATATACCTGAACAGGATGGTTCAAGTGAAGACGCCCAGCTCACCAGGGCGATAGAGGTTTTGCTTGAACAGATTGAAAAGAGGTGA
- a CDS encoding ABC transporter ATP-binding protein — protein sequence MNILECRGLCKIYKTRKQKIKAVDNVWFSIRKGEIAGLLGPNGAGKTTTIKCLCRLLNPTSGEISIYGTDVIKHPRFAFEKIAAVLEGNRNVYWRMSTKENLRLFAGLHGYSARQVKTQIEELVDLFGLREKINTEARFLSRGMQQKLAIACALIKNTDILLLDEPTLGLDVEATYEVRNLLKQNVAAQGKTILLSSHNMGVVEHLCERVIIINQGNIIADEKIEKIKEFFKVNTYKFEIKGEIDDTLKAEFSNKFLGAKFVKDKTKTAIYIDLKDSMRIYEVLDILRKQNIKLLNLQSTEPDFEKIYLKLVKDEK from the coding sequence ATGAATATTCTAGAATGCAGGGGTTTGTGTAAAATTTATAAAACCAGAAAACAGAAGATCAAGGCGGTCGATAACGTCTGGTTCAGCATCAGAAAAGGTGAAATCGCAGGGCTCTTAGGACCGAACGGCGCAGGAAAGACGACGACCATCAAGTGTTTGTGCCGTCTGCTCAATCCGACGTCAGGTGAGATCTCGATTTACGGCACCGACGTAATCAAACATCCGCGTTTTGCATTTGAAAAGATCGCCGCGGTTCTCGAAGGCAACCGCAATGTTTACTGGCGCATGAGCACTAAAGAAAACCTCAGGCTGTTCGCGGGATTACACGGTTATTCCGCCCGTCAGGTGAAGACCCAAATTGAGGAACTGGTCGACCTGTTCGGACTGCGCGAAAAGATCAACACCGAAGCGCGATTTCTCTCACGCGGCATGCAGCAGAAACTCGCCATCGCCTGTGCCCTTATTAAAAATACCGACATCCTGCTTCTGGACGAGCCGACGCTCGGTCTTGATGTCGAAGCGACTTATGAAGTGCGCAACTTACTGAAACAGAACGTCGCCGCTCAAGGAAAGACCATCCTTCTCAGTTCACACAATATGGGTGTGGTGGAGCACCTCTGTGAGCGTGTGATAATAATAAATCAGGGGAACATCATCGCCGACGAAAAGATCGAGAAGATAAAAGAGTTCTTTAAGGTCAACACGTATAAGTTCGAGATAAAGGGTGAGATTGATGATACTTTAAAAGCCGAGTTTTCAAACAAGTTTTTGGGTGCGAAGTTTGTGAAGGACAAGACGAAAACAGCGATTTACATTGACCTGAAAGACTCGATGCGGATTTACGAGGTGCTCGACATCCTACGGAAACAGAATATCAAGCTGTTGAACCTCCAGTCGACTGAACCCGACTTTGAAAAGATTTACCTTAAACTGGTGAAAGATGAAAAATAG
- a CDS encoding 4-oxalocrotonate tautomerase — protein MPLIIVEGPQIKEIEKKRQLVKELTDVASRIYGIKHITVIIHENRKENVGANGELIADKYKETGGD, from the coding sequence ATGCCTTTGATTATCGTCGAAGGACCGCAAATCAAAGAGATAGAAAAGAAAAGACAGTTGGTTAAGGAATTGACCGACGTGGCATCGAGAATATACGGGATAAAACATATAACCGTGATTATTCACGAAAACAGAAAAGAGAACGTCGGTGCGAACGGCGAATTGATTGCTGATAAATATAAAGAAACGGGCGGTGATTAA
- a CDS encoding ABC transporter permease, whose product MKNRYLILFKTIFLKEWIHLKRYPFNTISAIVTIYLVFLLFFLGYKFIGGNQPSFSRTTEGFIVGFFIWTYSIAAYSTLSWGIIQEARAGTLEQLYMTPLGYETVAVFTVISNFIWSLVWVIPILVLMMVTTGRFLHFDLITIVPLLILTIASGYGIGFITGGLGLIFKKIQAFFQILQFIFVGFIVAPIDKAPILKILPFSLGTHLIGMNMMDKVPIYKMPVYDILILIGNALFYLITGFLIFRFCEKVAKDRGLLGHY is encoded by the coding sequence ATGAAAAATAGATATTTGATTCTTTTCAAGACAATCTTTTTGAAAGAGTGGATTCACCTCAAACGGTATCCGTTCAACACGATTTCCGCAATAGTCACAATCTACCTGGTCTTTCTGCTCTTTTTCCTGGGTTATAAGTTCATCGGCGGGAACCAGCCGTCGTTTTCCAGAACCACTGAGGGATTCATCGTGGGGTTCTTTATCTGGACGTATTCAATCGCCGCTTACAGCACGCTCTCCTGGGGCATTATTCAGGAAGCGCGGGCAGGAACTCTGGAACAGCTCTATATGACACCTCTGGGTTACGAAACCGTGGCGGTCTTTACGGTAATCTCGAACTTCATCTGGAGTCTGGTCTGGGTGATACCGATTCTCGTTTTGATGATGGTCACCACCGGCAGATTTTTGCATTTCGACCTCATCACTATTGTGCCTCTTCTGATTCTGACGATCGCCAGCGGCTACGGAATAGGTTTCATCACCGGCGGACTCGGTCTCATATTTAAAAAGATCCAGGCTTTTTTCCAGATACTGCAGTTCATCTTCGTCGGCTTCATCGTGGCACCGATTGACAAAGCACCGATATTAAAGATTCTACCTTTTTCACTGGGAACTCATCTGATCGGCATGAATATGATGGATAAAGTGCCTATTTACAAAATGCCGGTTTATGATATTTTAATCTTAATCGGGAACGCCCTTTTTTATTTGATAACCGGATTTTTGATCTTCAGGTTCTGCGAAAAGGTGGCAAAGGACCGCGGCCTTTTAGGCCATTATTAA
- a CDS encoding cold-shock protein, giving the protein MVYGTVKWFDSRKGFGFIEKEDGSGDVFAHFQEIIGEGYRTLHEGERVKFEIIQSPKGEKATKIERA; this is encoded by the coding sequence ATGGTATACGGAACAGTAAAGTGGTTTGACAGTCGTAAAGGATTTGGCTTCATCGAAAAAGAAGACGGCAGTGGTGATGTTTTTGCCCACTTCCAGGAAATCATCGGTGAAGGTTACCGTACCCTGCATGAAGGTGAACGGGTCAAGTTCGAGATTATCCAATCTCCCAAGGGAGAAAAAGCCACAAAAATAGAACGTGCATAA
- a CDS encoding PBP1A family penicillin-binding protein: protein MRRVKKRSIKHHRIRWIIIIAVSLLFGIGVGGYFSVVKDLPSAESISFFMPPVATRVYDDNDSLIGEFFIERRELTSLDRVPDYLKNGLICIEDKLFYKHWGVDILGLLRALITNILHGKVVQGGSTITMQLARNMFLTMEQTMGRKLKEIALAIRIERAYTKDEILEKYLNQINFGQGRFGVATAAKYYFNKDISKLNLAECALLIAIPKSPETYSPYKNPELARQRRNLVLKKMLEGNVISPAEYEEAVNEPIKVVEQKVEKKVGEYFLEEIRRYLELKYGPEFLYRSGANIYTTMNVKIQKTAEEILEKHLAGIEKEYKFKNAKAVFDSIGVSDTLSYSPYLQGALVFADYHTGEIKALIGGRDFSQSKFNRATQARRQAGSAFKIFVFTAALDNGFTPADVVLDLPIVLEVPGMDSIYRPSNYDRKFMGPITLKQALKFSRNLAAIRLIRNIGPELVVKYAHNLGVKSPLLAVVSLALGSCEVSLMEMVSAVGTIANLGEKVPTTLIRKITARDGTLIEINAPIPEQKLSPQISYIMTNMMRAVVDGGTAYRARHYYKGPAAGKTGTTNNYSDAWFIGFTPKYVCGIWVGNDNNDRIYRGATGGNVCAPIWGELFSKIDSPPFEEFPQPPGLVKCKICSKTGLLANEYCPKPIEEVFVRGTEPKDSCDLHGFSEQFDSQSEFDNF from the coding sequence ATGCGAAGAGTGAAGAAGCGCTCAATTAAGCACCACCGTATCCGGTGGATTATAATCATCGCCGTCTCCCTGCTGTTCGGCATCGGTGTGGGCGGTTATTTTTCCGTGGTCAAGGACCTGCCGTCGGCAGAATCAATCTCCTTTTTTATGCCGCCGGTGGCGACCCGGGTGTACGACGACAACGACAGTTTAATCGGTGAATTTTTCATTGAAAGGAGGGAGCTGACGTCCCTTGACCGGGTCCCTGATTACCTTAAAAACGGCCTTATCTGCATTGAAGACAAACTCTTTTATAAACACTGGGGCGTTGACATCCTGGGACTGTTAAGGGCGTTGATTACGAACATTCTTCACGGAAAGGTGGTGCAGGGCGGCAGTACCATCACGATGCAGCTGGCGCGCAACATGTTTCTCACAATGGAACAGACAATGGGTAGGAAGCTGAAGGAGATAGCCCTGGCGATAAGAATCGAGCGGGCGTACACCAAGGACGAGATTCTGGAAAAATATCTGAATCAGATAAATTTCGGACAGGGACGTTTCGGCGTCGCCACCGCTGCAAAGTACTACTTCAACAAAGATATTTCAAAACTGAATCTTGCTGAGTGTGCACTCTTGATCGCCATTCCCAAGTCGCCGGAGACTTATTCGCCTTACAAAAATCCTGAGCTCGCCAGACAGCGGCGCAATCTCGTGTTGAAGAAGATGCTGGAAGGAAACGTCATATCACCTGCTGAATACGAGGAGGCGGTCAACGAACCGATTAAGGTCGTTGAACAGAAGGTTGAAAAGAAGGTCGGAGAGTATTTTTTAGAAGAGATAAGGCGCTATCTTGAACTGAAGTACGGTCCGGAATTTCTCTACCGCAGCGGCGCGAACATCTACACGACGATGAATGTGAAAATACAGAAGACCGCTGAGGAGATTCTGGAAAAACACCTCGCCGGCATTGAGAAGGAGTACAAGTTCAAGAACGCCAAGGCAGTATTCGATTCAATCGGCGTCAGTGACACGCTTTCGTATTCTCCTTATCTCCAGGGTGCCCTGGTCTTTGCCGATTACCACACCGGTGAAATCAAGGCGTTGATCGGCGGCAGGGATTTTTCCCAGAGCAAATTCAATCGGGCGACCCAGGCGCGCCGTCAGGCGGGCAGTGCATTTAAGATCTTTGTCTTCACTGCGGCGCTGGACAACGGTTTCACACCGGCGGACGTTGTGCTCGACCTTCCCATTGTGCTTGAGGTGCCGGGTATGGACAGTATTTACAGACCGTCGAATTACGACCGTAAGTTTATGGGGCCGATCACGTTGAAGCAGGCGTTGAAGTTTTCCCGCAACCTGGCGGCGATAAGGTTGATTCGGAATATCGGCCCTGAGCTTGTCGTCAAGTACGCCCACAACCTCGGTGTGAAGTCGCCTCTTCTCGCAGTGGTCTCCCTTGCCCTTGGTTCGTGTGAGGTGAGTCTTATGGAGATGGTGAGTGCCGTGGGCACGATCGCCAACCTCGGTGAAAAGGTTCCAACGACCCTGATACGGAAAATCACGGCTCGGGACGGCACCCTCATTGAGATAAACGCGCCGATTCCCGAACAGAAGTTGTCGCCGCAAATCAGTTATATCATGACCAATATGATGCGGGCGGTTGTGGACGGCGGCACGGCATATCGGGCACGACACTATTATAAAGGGCCCGCCGCAGGCAAGACAGGCACCACCAATAATTATTCAGACGCCTGGTTTATCGGTTTTACACCGAAGTACGTCTGTGGAATATGGGTGGGCAATGATAACAACGACCGCATCTATCGGGGGGCGACCGGCGGCAACGTCTGTGCACCGATCTGGGGTGAGCTGTTTTCGAAGATCGATTCACCACCGTTTGAAGAGTTTCCTCAACCACCCGGCCTGGTGAAGTGCAAGATATGCTCAAAGACCGGTCTTCTGGCAAATGAGTACTGTCCCAAGCCGATCGAAGAGGTCTTTGTGAGGGGCACAGAACCGAAAGATTCGTGTGACCTGCACGGTTTCAGTGAACAGTTTGATTCCCAGAGTGAGTTTGATAATTTTTAA